A region of Domibacillus sp. DTU_2020_1001157_1_SI_ALB_TIR_016 DNA encodes the following proteins:
- a CDS encoding pLS20_p028 family conjugation system transmembrane protein, whose translation MNDEQVIEILQKYHDKLDLSDLGADFVRMLGWAFVQGIAWFLDALENVANEMLLVKEFFQNESVVEFVTSFRPLLYILLAFSLVYSGYLLVFQRKLQAETIAVNFIIAMAVITLLSTAMDKANDFSDEAVKAVNSGALFNSEEGTVSENILADNISDLMEFDKANWPVEQEDEENKEDVKPESAIPIDLVSRISVNEKFDTEELTIENKEVAQKHLTYDVEERKEVLKDLDQGGLGWNNEYYYRYSLDWFTIIVTMLVMAFTLFSIAYKLSRLAFELVFNHLLVMIVAPADLHDGQKTKKLIQSILNTFLVIVLIFMSMKLYVIGTAYLADNFKGLVYIIALIGFSVALLDGPNMVERLFGIDAGLKGGWSLLAGTYAAGKMTLGAKDGAGKMLSKLKNGNSDSKGDSKDDSKGSDSENNGAKNQNQSPLKNAEAKLPFDEQGKGKESPLKPSLDGSDKGEAEQTSNGDIEANVDEKGKAAVSKSGETKGDSKDSDSPSSLGAANGASESLEATSEKQQEVKQNQDVQQRSTGGQAALKGTGALDGAATPDLEQQMNGDSASQGAGSSISRQGLSEQPVNITDMQNGTQTATTSSQGGSIQQATAPDQSLEQQSQPNITEGSTVQGGQNDVQRQSNAEQPVNITDVQNDTQTVTTSGQSGSVQQATSPDRSLEQQSQPNITEGSTVQGGQSDIQTQSNITQQLNVTDTQNSEQTVNTTSQAGTQTVTTSGQSTTSGQSGSESTGSMASNTGVPKISNEERVISESSYSSSTNQTTVQQENVNQVNEEVKVEESNRSITGSQSVSREENGESGGGAAVAIAPAPAGVPKASSEERILESEGQDRQHVINRKSKKDRFNRMKNQTKK comes from the coding sequence ATGAACGATGAACAGGTTATTGAAATACTGCAAAAGTATCATGATAAACTCGATCTTTCGGATTTAGGCGCTGACTTTGTTCGGATGCTCGGCTGGGCTTTTGTTCAAGGCATTGCTTGGTTTCTTGATGCCTTAGAGAATGTTGCGAATGAAATGCTGCTTGTAAAAGAGTTTTTTCAAAATGAATCGGTGGTTGAATTTGTAACCAGCTTTAGACCATTGTTATATATCCTGTTGGCATTTAGCCTTGTGTATTCGGGTTACTTGTTAGTCTTCCAACGGAAATTACAAGCTGAAACTATAGCGGTAAATTTTATCATAGCTATGGCGGTTATTACGCTTTTATCCACTGCGATGGACAAAGCAAATGACTTTTCCGATGAAGCTGTAAAAGCGGTCAATAGTGGTGCTTTATTTAATTCAGAAGAAGGTACGGTTTCCGAAAATATTTTGGCTGATAATATAAGTGATTTAATGGAGTTTGACAAAGCAAACTGGCCTGTTGAACAGGAAGACGAGGAAAATAAGGAAGATGTTAAGCCCGAAAGTGCTATTCCAATAGATCTGGTTAGCAGAATCAGTGTTAATGAAAAGTTTGATACAGAAGAATTAACAATTGAGAATAAAGAGGTTGCACAAAAGCATTTAACTTATGATGTTGAAGAACGAAAAGAAGTATTGAAAGACCTCGATCAAGGCGGGTTAGGTTGGAACAATGAATATTATTACCGCTATTCACTTGATTGGTTCACTATTATAGTAACCATGCTAGTGATGGCATTTACTTTATTCTCTATCGCTTATAAATTATCTCGTTTGGCGTTTGAGTTGGTGTTTAATCATCTTTTAGTCATGATTGTTGCACCAGCTGATTTGCATGATGGACAGAAAACGAAAAAACTCATACAGTCCATCCTCAACACTTTTCTAGTAATCGTGTTGATCTTTATGTCGATGAAGCTATACGTTATCGGTACAGCTTACTTGGCCGACAACTTTAAAGGGCTGGTTTACATTATTGCTTTAATCGGCTTTAGTGTAGCTTTACTGGATGGTCCGAATATGGTTGAAAGGCTATTTGGCATAGATGCCGGTCTTAAAGGTGGGTGGAGCTTACTAGCCGGTACGTATGCAGCTGGAAAGATGACTTTAGGTGCTAAGGATGGAGCCGGGAAGATGCTAAGTAAACTTAAAAATGGTAATAGCGATAGTAAGGGTGATAGTAAGGACGATTCAAAAGGTTCGGATTCTGAGAACAACGGTGCGAAGAATCAAAACCAGTCTCCTTTGAAAAATGCAGAAGCAAAATTGCCATTTGATGAACAAGGAAAGGGAAAAGAGAGTCCTTTAAAACCAAGCCTGGATGGATCTGATAAAGGAGAAGCGGAGCAGACGAGTAACGGTGATATTGAAGCAAACGTGGACGAAAAAGGAAAAGCTGCCGTTTCAAAATCGGGCGAGACAAAAGGCGATAGCAAAGATTCTGATTCGCCAAGCTCACTAGGTGCGGCAAATGGTGCAAGCGAATCTCTTGAAGCTACATCTGAAAAACAGCAGGAAGTAAAGCAGAACCAAGATGTTCAACAAAGATCAACCGGTGGTCAAGCTGCACTAAAAGGAACAGGCGCATTGGATGGGGCAGCAACTCCGGATTTAGAACAGCAAATGAATGGTGATAGCGCAAGTCAAGGCGCTGGAAGCAGTATAAGCCGACAAGGGCTTTCAGAGCAACCGGTCAATATAACGGATATGCAAAACGGCACTCAAACAGCGACTACAAGTAGCCAGGGCGGCAGCATACAACAGGCAACAGCACCAGATCAATCTTTAGAACAACAGTCTCAACCAAATATAACAGAAGGCTCAACCGTTCAAGGTGGTCAAAATGATGTGCAGAGACAAAGCAATGCAGAACAGCCGGTGAATATAACCGATGTTCAAAATGACACTCAAACAGTGACCACAAGTGGTCAATCTGGTTCTGTACAGCAAGCAACATCACCAGACCGATCGCTAGAACAACAGTCTCAACCAAATATAACAGAAGGCTCAACCGTTCAAGGTGGTCAAAGTGATATACAAACGCAAAGCAATATAACGCAACAATTAAATGTAACGGATACTCAAAATAGTGAACAAACTGTAAATACGACTAGTCAGGCTGGTACTCAAACAGTGACCACAAGTGGTCAATCAACCACAAGTGGTCAAAGTGGTTCGGAATCAACCGGCAGTATGGCAAGTAACACTGGCGTTCCAAAAATCTCTAATGAAGAACGGGTAATATCTGAATCATCTTATAGTTCTTCAACAAATCAAACTACGGTTCAACAAGAGAATGTAAACCAAGTTAATGAAGAAGTGAAAGTAGAAGAAAGTAACAGAAGTATTACTGGTAGCCAAAGTGTAAGTCGAGAAGAAAATGGTGAATCGGGTGGCGGTGCAGCTGTAGCCATAGCTCCTGCTCCTGCCGGTGTTCCAAAAGCTTCTAGTGAAGAACGGATCTTGGAAAGTGAAGGACAAGACAGACAGCATGTGATTAATCGAAAGAGCAAAAAAGACCGGTTCAACCGAATGAAAAACCAAACTAAAAAGTAA
- a CDS encoding type IV secretion system protein VirB4 has protein sequence MNMIEKLKDMFGKGQTDEEVKSEKGYNPMVVSSIQPNGGVKFLPNYIRLGDGYMTSLHVYKYQNIVNDYWLEPIINMPNVLCTVDISNANKREVVDQINKALAEQNIRFENAKDNIERIDARKQYAELSELYENLTVGEILKYVHLRLYVKGKTLEELEVNTKKVIEELEAMNFRAAVLLNEQEWEWDGMFQSYKAQAKYTNKRKGKEIQASTIAGGYPFHYTSLNDATGTFLGTTYTGGTIVLDLFHKDKQRKHYNALMVGQMGSGKSTLLKKTVLEQAIKGNKVRILDVTGEFSGLVEALGGKQIALDGSEGIINPLHVYKTAVKEDGSTNEELSFMQHLSKLKVFYNFLKPTAGDDEKSLYSSLLRQLYIEKGLWSEDKENEIAVTSFQPNEYPTFSDFLALIRKELYSDIASEKINENLASNTVLLLSSIELAVQSIVDIYGQIFNGHSSIQSFDEEQVVSFPIRSLLSMQGEVFQAQLFNIMNMLWDGMIVNGSYQFRKFNRGELEATEAIKYLIVIDEAHNIINTKDISKPAVQYIERFMREARKYFGGIFFVSHSISDFVPNYGVGQNNENAENIKKLFQLTQYKFIAQQDSITIPILKMIFEGQITDSELAAIPRFETGHLVLSISGVKNITFKVEIPSNEMRMFGGGA, from the coding sequence ATGAACATGATCGAGAAACTGAAAGATATGTTTGGCAAGGGGCAAACCGATGAAGAAGTAAAAAGCGAAAAAGGTTATAACCCAATGGTTGTTTCATCCATTCAACCTAATGGTGGAGTTAAGTTTTTACCTAACTATATACGCCTAGGTGACGGCTATATGACCTCGCTTCATGTTTACAAGTACCAGAATATCGTAAATGATTACTGGCTCGAACCGATCATCAACATGCCGAATGTTTTGTGTACGGTTGATATTTCAAATGCGAATAAGCGTGAAGTGGTGGACCAGATCAACAAGGCTTTGGCCGAGCAAAATATCCGTTTTGAAAATGCAAAAGACAACATTGAAAGAATTGATGCCCGCAAGCAGTATGCAGAGCTAAGTGAGCTATATGAAAACCTAACTGTGGGTGAGATTTTAAAGTACGTACACCTACGTTTATACGTGAAGGGAAAGACGCTGGAAGAACTTGAAGTGAACACAAAAAAAGTGATCGAAGAACTGGAAGCTATGAACTTTCGGGCTGCTGTACTGCTGAATGAACAGGAGTGGGAATGGGACGGAATGTTTCAAAGTTACAAGGCACAAGCCAAGTACACAAATAAGCGAAAAGGCAAGGAAATACAGGCTTCAACAATAGCCGGTGGCTATCCTTTTCACTATACTTCTTTAAATGATGCAACCGGCACTTTTCTAGGAACAACTTATACGGGTGGAACGATTGTACTTGATCTTTTTCACAAAGATAAGCAGAGAAAACATTACAATGCCTTGATGGTGGGGCAGATGGGTTCTGGTAAATCGACACTCTTAAAAAAGACGGTTCTTGAACAAGCAATCAAAGGAAACAAGGTGCGGATTTTAGATGTAACCGGTGAGTTTTCTGGGTTGGTTGAAGCGCTTGGCGGCAAGCAGATCGCCCTTGATGGAAGTGAGGGAATCATTAACCCATTACACGTTTATAAGACAGCAGTTAAAGAAGATGGCTCAACTAATGAAGAATTATCATTTATGCAGCACTTGTCTAAACTGAAAGTTTTCTATAACTTTTTAAAGCCGACTGCCGGTGATGATGAAAAATCTCTTTATTCATCGTTGTTAAGACAGCTTTATATTGAAAAAGGTTTGTGGTCAGAGGATAAAGAAAACGAGATCGCTGTTACATCATTTCAGCCGAATGAGTACCCTACTTTTTCGGATTTTTTAGCGTTGATTCGTAAAGAGCTTTACAGTGATATTGCGAGTGAAAAGATCAATGAAAACTTAGCTAGTAATACTGTTTTACTTTTAAGCAGTATTGAGCTGGCTGTGCAAAGCATCGTGGATATTTACGGGCAGATTTTCAATGGTCATTCATCCATTCAGTCATTCGATGAAGAACAAGTTGTATCTTTTCCGATTCGTTCACTTTTATCCATGCAGGGTGAAGTGTTCCAGGCTCAACTATTTAACATCATGAACATGCTTTGGGATGGAATGATCGTCAACGGTTCTTATCAGTTTAGAAAATTTAATCGTGGAGAGCTGGAAGCCACTGAAGCTATAAAGTATCTGATCGTTATAGATGAAGCACATAACATTATAAATACGAAAGATATTTCAAAACCGGCTGTACAGTACATCGAACGGTTTATGCGTGAAGCACGTAAATATTTTGGCGGCATTTTCTTTGTATCACATTCAATCAGTGACTTTGTGCCGAACTATGGGGTTGGTCAAAATAATGAAAATGCGGAGAACATAAAGAAGCTGTTCCAGTTAACGCAATACAAATTTATCGCACAGCAAGACAGCATTACCATTCCAATCTTGAAGATGATTTTTGAAGGACAAATTACAGATAGTGAGCTGGCGGCGATCCCAAGATTTGAAACAGGTCACTTAGTTTTATCCATTTCTGGTGTGAAAAACATTACCTTCAAGGTAGAGATTCCAAGCAATGAAATGAGAATGTTTGGTGGTGGTGCTTAA
- a CDS encoding DUF5592 family protein — translation MRTYRIPNEVASELKISRSIYLFDLFLIMSLILIRYMTIPLVHSDFHMLYTLFLIAFGVFMIIRPKTNPKKRMYEAMYYSIVRKKDTYSSIDYSESE, via the coding sequence ATGCGAACGTACCGTATACCGAATGAAGTCGCAAGTGAGCTAAAAATTTCAAGGAGCATTTACCTGTTCGACTTGTTTCTAATAATGTCTTTGATCTTGATTCGCTATATGACAATTCCTTTAGTGCATAGCGATTTCCATATGCTGTACACGCTGTTCTTGATCGCCTTTGGCGTGTTTATGATAATCAGACCGAAAACGAACCCGAAAAAGAGAATGTACGAAGCGATGTACTATTCAATCGTCCGAAAAAAAGACACATACAGTTCCATAGATTACAGTGAAAGCGAGTGA